One bacterium genomic window carries:
- a CDS encoding SRPBCC domain-containing protein, with protein MTTPGKLVIKRIIDASPEEIFDAWLNPESLRDWMVPGPWKYTEAIVDSRVSGKFWIVMKNDEREFEHTGEYKILDRPKKLAFTWISKATGMNPTLVTIELIQKGKKTELTLTHEGLSDEARESHEQGWTDIVEKLAKHFSKS; from the coding sequence ATGACTACTCCCGGAAAGTTGGTGATAAAAAGAATCATTGATGCATCCCCGGAAGAAATCTTTGATGCCTGGCTCAATCCGGAGAGTTTGCGTGACTGGATGGTACCAGGCCCATGGAAATACACAGAAGCAATCGTCGATTCGCGAGTCAGTGGAAAATTCTGGATCGTGATGAAGAACGATGAACGAGAATTTGAGCATACAGGCGAATATAAAATTCTTGACCGCCCAAAAAAGCTTGCATTTACCTGGATTTCAAAAGCAACAGGAATGAACCCGACTCTTGTCACAATCGAGCTGATTCAAAAAGGTAAGAAGACCGAATTAACGTTAACTCACGAAGGTCTGAGTGATGAAGCCAGAGAAAGTCATGAACAAGGATGGACCGATATTGTTGAGAAATTAGCGAAACATTTCAGCAAATCTTAA
- a CDS encoding metalloregulator ArsR/SmtB family transcription factor — MVEYQSETLNNAFLALSDPTRRAILDRLRRGPARVTELAAPFDVSLNAISKHLKILERAGLIQRRISGRNHECSLNVEPLRTASAWIDTYEKFWEEQLAALENHLISKRKKIKGEKNDYSRKVGDKKNH, encoded by the coding sequence ATGGTTGAATATCAATCGGAGACTTTAAATAATGCTTTTTTAGCGCTTTCTGACCCAACTCGTCGTGCAATTTTGGATCGGCTCCGGCGCGGTCCTGCCCGAGTAACGGAATTAGCGGCGCCTTTTGACGTTTCGCTGAATGCAATTTCCAAGCATCTGAAGATTTTAGAACGTGCAGGTCTGATTCAAAGAAGAATTTCCGGTAGGAATCACGAATGTAGTTTGAATGTAGAGCCTCTTCGTACTGCTTCTGCCTGGATTGATACTTACGAGAAGTTCTGGGAAGAGCAATTGGCTGCGTTGGAAAATCATCTGATAAGCAAGCGGAAAAAAATCAAAGGAGAAAAAAATGACTACTCCCGGAAAGTTGGTGATAAAAAGAATCATTGA